One window from the genome of Dyadobacter sp. CECT 9275 encodes:
- a CDS encoding 5' nucleotidase, NT5C type — MSRKKTIAIDMDNVLVDIETNWINWYERELGVRVTREAMRGIPEDQAFPDPEAARKLLYQPGFFRGAPLMEGALEALEELNREYEIYIVSAAMEFPNSLLEKHDWIAEHFPFISWRNIVLCGDKSVIATDYMIDDHLKNLDFCKGIPVLFTAGHNIHVTKYTRVNNWKEATALFKRYLVA, encoded by the coding sequence ATGAGCCGTAAGAAAACAATAGCGATTGACATGGACAATGTTCTGGTGGATATCGAAACCAACTGGATCAATTGGTATGAAAGGGAACTTGGAGTGCGGGTTACAAGAGAGGCTATGAGAGGTATTCCGGAGGATCAGGCTTTTCCGGATCCCGAAGCGGCCAGAAAGTTATTATATCAACCGGGTTTCTTCCGGGGTGCCCCGCTTATGGAGGGTGCTTTGGAAGCGCTGGAAGAACTCAACCGTGAATATGAGATTTATATCGTTTCGGCAGCCATGGAGTTTCCCAACTCGTTGTTGGAAAAGCACGACTGGATTGCAGAGCATTTTCCTTTTATCAGCTGGAGGAATATCGTGTTATGTGGAGATAAAAGTGTGATCGCAACGGATTATATGATTGACGACCACCTGAAAAACCTGGATTTTTGCAAAGGAATACCTGTCCTGTTTACAGCAGGGCACAATATTCATGTCACCAAATATACCCGGGTGAATAACTGGAAAGAGGCAACGGCCCTTTTTAAACGCTATCTGGTAGCCTAG
- a CDS encoding TonB-dependent receptor: MQFLSILLFCLWVPVCMVYGQEKSGWVKGRITDSQSVAASGAHILIPHTNYAAITDQDGYFLLKGTDGDQTLRISILNASKEIKVKLVGGDTLSLEDIKMDHQTIDLSDVVITGQSEAQSLKKSVYQVRTIDSERIRLRGATSLQNVLNTELGIRFSNDLTLGTSDIQLMGMSGQNVKILLDGIPMVDRGSTRESLGQIDINTIERIEIVEGPMSVIYGTDALAGVINVITKKGQGGSHLTLSARLQEETAGKEYNAFTKNGTHNQNLGINWQRKRLQLGGNITRNHFGGWQGASTGRAKDWMPKDQMLYTVSVRYQANKWHIGYGFNGTDETIQYLGNRNLITKIAADKDYTTYRWFHQVQSEYRASEKLNFTGVLSYTDYSRKTLSTNLDSLGRRTLSLDAGAQDQSIFTATFFRGTAFYKFSSAFSLLAGVDISNNNSSGARILGSPTINEYALFLAPEITLVPGIKLSPGLRFLKNSVYDAPPVIPSINGKIALGKTLDFRFGYARGFRSPALRELYFDFHDASHSINGNTNLKAEYSNSFNSFLTWQSVRKKDIRVNSTLGGFYNVFHDLIDTAIDPNDKTQTTYLNVSLFKTMGFTLDNKLFWKNMQANVGGSYIGRYNQYSELPKESGQFPQFVWSAEINTNILYTFKKIGATANLFYKFSGKRPVYESADLVTVHLAETAGFHMADLTLSKTISRYVNVIGGIKNLFDVTTLANSSTDTGAHGSGGAVPMSYGRSYFLGLHVKWSKR; the protein is encoded by the coding sequence ATGCAATTCCTTTCAATCTTGTTGTTTTGTCTCTGGGTACCCGTTTGTATGGTTTACGGACAGGAAAAATCGGGGTGGGTTAAAGGGCGTATTACAGACAGTCAGTCCGTTGCTGCTTCAGGAGCACATATTCTTATTCCCCATACCAATTATGCTGCAATTACCGATCAGGATGGTTACTTTTTGTTGAAAGGTACTGATGGTGATCAGACGCTGAGGATCAGTATACTGAATGCTTCAAAGGAAATAAAGGTGAAACTTGTTGGAGGTGATACGCTTTCTCTGGAAGATATTAAAATGGATCATCAGACGATTGACCTCAGCGATGTGGTGATTACCGGGCAATCCGAAGCACAATCCTTAAAGAAATCTGTGTATCAGGTACGGACCATTGATAGTGAACGTATCAGGTTACGGGGCGCTACCAGCCTTCAGAATGTACTGAATACCGAGTTAGGCATTCGGTTTTCCAATGACCTCACCCTGGGTACCAGCGATATACAGCTGATGGGGATGTCCGGGCAAAATGTAAAGATTTTGCTGGATGGCATTCCGATGGTTGACCGGGGCAGTACCCGTGAAAGTCTGGGACAGATTGACATCAACACCATTGAGCGTATAGAGATCGTCGAAGGGCCTATGTCCGTCATATATGGTACAGATGCACTTGCGGGAGTGATCAACGTGATTACAAAAAAAGGGCAGGGGGGCAGTCATCTGACGCTTTCGGCCAGGCTACAGGAGGAGACAGCGGGGAAGGAGTACAATGCCTTTACCAAAAATGGTACACATAACCAGAACCTGGGAATCAACTGGCAACGCAAGCGCCTTCAGCTGGGTGGCAATATTACCCGTAATCATTTTGGAGGCTGGCAGGGAGCATCAACCGGGCGTGCAAAGGACTGGATGCCGAAAGACCAGATGTTATATACCGTATCTGTACGATACCAGGCAAATAAGTGGCATATAGGGTATGGTTTCAACGGGACGGATGAAACCATACAGTATCTGGGGAACAGAAACCTTATCACGAAAATAGCTGCAGATAAAGATTACACTACCTACCGCTGGTTTCATCAGGTGCAGTCGGAATACCGGGCAAGCGAAAAGCTGAATTTTACCGGTGTTTTATCCTATACAGATTATTCACGTAAAACTTTAAGTACTAATTTGGACTCTCTGGGGCGGCGAACATTGTCACTGGATGCGGGGGCTCAGGATCAGTCGATATTCACAGCTACTTTCTTCAGAGGAACGGCTTTTTACAAATTCTCCTCCGCGTTTTCACTGCTTGCGGGTGTAGATATTTCCAATAACAACAGCTCCGGTGCGCGTATCCTTGGTTCGCCAACCATCAATGAATACGCACTTTTTCTGGCACCTGAAATTACCCTGGTACCTGGTATCAAGTTAAGCCCAGGTTTACGTTTCCTGAAAAACTCCGTTTATGATGCACCGCCGGTGATTCCTTCCATCAATGGGAAAATTGCGCTGGGCAAAACGCTGGATTTCAGGTTTGGGTATGCAAGAGGTTTCCGGTCGCCCGCGCTCCGTGAACTGTACTTCGATTTTCATGACGCGTCCCATTCTATAAACGGAAACACCAACCTGAAAGCCGAATATTCCAATAGCTTCAATTCCTTCCTGACCTGGCAGTCTGTCAGAAAAAAGGATATCCGGGTGAACTCGACACTAGGAGGCTTTTACAATGTTTTTCACGACCTGATTGATACTGCAATTGACCCGAATGATAAGACCCAGACTACGTATCTGAATGTGAGTCTTTTCAAAACGATGGGTTTTACGCTGGATAACAAGCTATTCTGGAAAAATATGCAGGCCAACGTTGGCGGGTCCTATATCGGTCGGTATAACCAGTATTCCGAATTGCCCAAGGAATCAGGACAGTTCCCGCAGTTTGTCTGGTCTGCCGAGATCAATACCAATATTCTTTACACTTTTAAGAAGATAGGGGCAACGGCCAACCTGTTCTATAAATTCTCCGGCAAGCGCCCGGTATACGAGTCTGCGGACCTTGTGACGGTCCATCTTGCCGAAACTGCGGGTTTTCACATGGCTGATCTGACGCTTAGCAAAACCATCAGCAGGTATGTCAATGTGATAGGCGGTATCAAAAATCTTTTCGATGTAACAACGCTGGCCAATTCCTCCACCGACACAGGGGCGCATGGTTCCGGAGGTGCCGTGCCTATGTCGTACGGCCGTTCCTATTTCCTGGGGCTCCATGTAAAATGGTCAAAAAGATAA
- a CDS encoding GNAT family N-acetyltransferase: MTAYKIYTRHYVLTKMKAEDGEKYFRLCGNENVMKFVTGHALTRTESDKMLAEFVKDDDGKSYFGRYFIEDRGNGDLIGAAKLDKEGRAAEIGYRIQEEYWGKGVATEIAKELIQFSLEKLKMAQVTAFVNVENYSSIRVLEKAGMKRIETIEDIDEIKHKFIYSTQNQYPMKKVFYAIFALIAIILIAAFLMPKEYGVEKEIVINKARPEVFNFLKSLENQEKWSVWAKLDPAMKKEYKGNPGTVGSVYRWEGNDQVGVGEQEIKKIIEGERIDTELRFIKPIESTSDAYLITESRDSTQTLVKWGFKGSMPIPMNIMIPFLGIEKSVGEDFENGLKNLKTLLESN; encoded by the coding sequence ATGACAGCATATAAAATTTATACCCGGCACTATGTGCTCACCAAAATGAAGGCTGAGGACGGTGAGAAATATTTCCGGCTATGTGGCAATGAAAATGTAATGAAGTTTGTAACCGGCCATGCTTTGACACGTACCGAATCGGACAAAATGCTGGCGGAATTCGTCAAGGATGATGACGGAAAATCCTATTTCGGCAGGTATTTCATTGAAGACAGGGGGAACGGGGATTTAATCGGAGCGGCCAAGCTGGACAAGGAAGGCCGTGCTGCCGAAATCGGATATCGCATTCAGGAAGAGTACTGGGGAAAAGGAGTTGCCACCGAAATTGCAAAAGAGCTGATACAGTTTTCCCTGGAAAAGCTGAAAATGGCTCAGGTAACGGCCTTTGTAAATGTGGAGAATTATTCCTCCATCAGAGTACTTGAAAAGGCCGGAATGAAGCGGATTGAAACCATTGAAGATATCGACGAGATCAAACACAAATTTATCTATTCAACTCAAAATCAATATCCTATGAAGAAAGTGTTTTACGCTATTTTTGCCTTAATTGCTATCATCCTGATCGCGGCGTTTCTGATGCCCAAGGAGTATGGAGTAGAAAAGGAAATTGTAATTAACAAAGCCAGGCCGGAGGTTTTTAATTTTTTAAAATCGCTGGAGAATCAGGAAAAATGGAGCGTTTGGGCAAAGCTGGACCCGGCAATGAAAAAGGAATACAAAGGAAATCCAGGCACTGTCGGCTCCGTTTACCGATGGGAAGGGAATGACCAGGTCGGAGTTGGGGAACAAGAAATTAAAAAGATCATTGAGGGAGAAAGAATTGATACAGAACTTCGGTTTATCAAACCCATTGAATCGACTTCGGATGCTTACCTGATTACCGAAAGCCGGGATTCTACCCAAACATTGGTGAAGTGGGGTTTCAAAGGAAGTATGCCCATTCCGATGAACATTATGATTCCGTTTCTGGGGATAGAGAAGTCGGTAGGCGAAGATTTTGAAAACGGGCTCAAGAATCTCAAAACACTGCTGGAATCAAATTAA
- the uvrB gene encoding excinuclease ABC subunit UvrB produces MNFELTSEYKPTGDQPQAIKQLLEGIAAGERAQTLLGVTGSGKTFTVANVVAEINRPTLVLSHNKTLAAQLYGEFKQFFPHNAIEYFISYYDYYQPEAFISSTNTYIEKDLMINQEIDKLRLHTVSSLMSGRRDVLVVASVSCIYGAGNPNEYKKSIVSVKLGDIVSRNQFLFRLVEILYSRTELEFSRGTFRVKGDTVDIFPGYADFAYRIIFFGDEIEEIQRIEPESGKKISSDKAIAIFPANLFVTGRDVLMQSIREIQDDLVQQIKYFTAEGRLAEAERVKERTEFDIEMMRELGYCSGIENYSRYFDRRYPGQRPFCLLDYFPEDFLMVVDESHVTMPQIRAMWGGDRSRKEALVEYGFRLPSAMDNRPLTFQEFEDLTYQTIFVSATPADYELRKSDGVVVEQIIRPTGLLDPEIEVRPSLNQIDDLLEEIQERIKQEDRVLITTLTKRMAEELSKYLDRVGIKCRYIHSEVKALDRVEILRELRLGIFDVLVGVNLLREGLDLPEVSLVAIMDADKEGFLRDVRSMIQTIGRAARNDRGKVLMYADVMTGSMRQAIDETNRRRSIQMQYNLENGITPRTILKSKEAIMEQTSVADSKVRKIYVEPQEVRIAADPVVQYMGKTELQKLIAETQRKMESAAKDLDFLEAARLRDELLQLKERLKEKA; encoded by the coding sequence ATGAATTTCGAACTAACTTCTGAATACAAGCCCACTGGTGATCAGCCTCAGGCTATTAAACAACTTTTAGAAGGAATTGCGGCAGGCGAGCGTGCACAAACTTTACTGGGTGTGACCGGTTCGGGAAAAACCTTTACGGTGGCAAATGTAGTTGCGGAAATTAACCGGCCCACTTTGGTACTCAGCCATAACAAGACACTTGCTGCACAGCTTTATGGGGAATTTAAACAATTTTTCCCTCACAATGCTATTGAATATTTTATCAGCTACTACGACTACTACCAGCCGGAGGCATTTATCTCAAGTACCAATACCTATATAGAAAAGGACCTGATGATCAATCAGGAAATTGATAAGCTTCGTTTGCATACGGTATCCTCACTGATGAGCGGCAGGCGGGACGTGCTTGTCGTGGCTTCTGTTTCCTGTATTTATGGCGCAGGCAATCCCAACGAATACAAAAAGAGTATTGTGAGTGTAAAATTGGGAGATATTGTAAGCCGTAATCAATTCCTTTTCAGGCTGGTAGAAATATTATACAGCCGTACAGAGCTGGAATTTTCCCGTGGTACCTTCCGGGTAAAAGGAGATACGGTTGATATCTTTCCTGGCTATGCGGATTTTGCTTACCGTATTATCTTTTTTGGAGATGAGATTGAGGAAATCCAGCGGATTGAGCCGGAATCTGGAAAGAAAATATCATCGGACAAGGCCATTGCTATTTTTCCGGCAAACCTTTTCGTTACGGGGCGCGATGTGCTGATGCAGTCTATCAGAGAAATTCAGGATGACCTTGTACAGCAAATAAAGTACTTTACTGCCGAAGGAAGGCTGGCAGAGGCAGAGCGTGTGAAGGAACGTACCGAATTCGATATTGAAATGATGCGCGAACTGGGATATTGTTCCGGAATTGAAAATTATTCGAGGTATTTTGACCGGCGTTATCCGGGACAGCGCCCGTTTTGTCTGCTCGATTATTTTCCTGAAGATTTCCTGATGGTAGTAGATGAAAGCCACGTGACCATGCCGCAGATCCGTGCGATGTGGGGTGGCGACCGCTCCCGAAAGGAAGCACTGGTGGAATATGGTTTCAGACTACCCTCTGCGATGGATAACCGTCCGCTGACTTTTCAGGAATTTGAAGACCTTACATATCAGACCATCTTCGTAAGCGCCACGCCGGCCGATTACGAATTAAGAAAATCCGACGGCGTGGTAGTGGAGCAGATTATCCGACCAACCGGATTGCTGGATCCAGAAATTGAGGTACGCCCGAGCCTGAACCAGATCGACGATTTACTGGAAGAAATTCAGGAAAGGATCAAACAGGAAGACCGGGTTCTGATTACGACCCTCACCAAACGGATGGCCGAAGAGCTTAGTAAGTATCTGGACAGAGTGGGTATCAAATGCCGTTACATACATTCGGAGGTGAAAGCACTGGACCGGGTTGAAATTCTCCGGGAGTTACGCCTCGGTATCTTTGATGTGCTGGTTGGTGTTAACCTGTTGCGGGAAGGGCTGGATTTGCCCGAAGTTTCACTGGTGGCCATTATGGACGCAGATAAGGAGGGGTTTCTGCGGGATGTACGTTCGATGATACAGACCATTGGCCGGGCCGCCCGGAATGACAGAGGCAAGGTACTTATGTACGCCGACGTCATGACAGGCTCCATGCGCCAGGCCATAGACGAAACAAACCGCCGCAGAAGTATCCAGATGCAATACAATCTTGAAAACGGAATTACCCCGCGGACTATCCTGAAATCCAAGGAAGCTATTATGGAGCAAACTTCTGTGGCTGATTCCAAAGTCCGCAAAATATATGTGGAGCCACAGGAAGTACGTATTGCTGCCGATCCGGTGGTCCAGTATATGGGTAAAACTGAACTTCAGAAACTTATTGCAGAAACACAGCGGAAGATGGAATCAGCTGCAAAAGACCTTGATTTTCTCGAAGCCGCACGTCTCCGCGACGAGCTGCTGCAACTCAAAGAGCGCTTGAAAGAAAAGGCTTAA
- a CDS encoding cupin-like domain-containing protein: MELIPIEKRTGLTREEFIENYLKPSRPVVFTDLMKDWPAINKWTFDWLRENHGQIDVPLVDNHVHDADKYFQTAKTMKFGDYLSLIEAGPTDLRLFLFDIFKKAPSLADDIIFPNIMDGFLKHYKFVFFGGQGAITNLHYDMDCSNVFLTQFHTRKQVILFSPEESARLYHHPFTVMSKVDPLNPDYERFPAMKGAVGYETTLLHGETIFIPSLWWHYIRYVDGGFSLALRANNSIFTAVRGGMNLVRHTFVDKSLTKLLGVDWQHWKEQKAVENAQHYMKEQA; this comes from the coding sequence ATGGAATTGATACCCATAGAAAAGCGTACAGGCCTTACCCGTGAAGAATTCATTGAAAACTATTTAAAACCAAGTCGCCCGGTTGTATTTACGGATTTAATGAAGGATTGGCCGGCCATTAACAAATGGACTTTTGACTGGCTTAGGGAAAATCATGGACAGATCGATGTGCCCCTGGTGGACAATCATGTTCACGATGCCGATAAATATTTTCAGACTGCCAAAACAATGAAATTCGGGGATTATCTTTCCCTCATAGAAGCAGGCCCTACTGATCTCAGGTTGTTCCTGTTTGATATTTTCAAGAAGGCCCCTTCCCTTGCGGACGATATTATTTTCCCTAATATCATGGACGGTTTTCTGAAACACTACAAGTTTGTGTTTTTTGGAGGCCAGGGAGCCATCACCAATCTACATTACGACATGGATTGTTCCAATGTGTTCCTGACCCAGTTTCATACCCGCAAGCAGGTGATCCTTTTCTCTCCCGAGGAAAGCGCACGATTATATCATCACCCTTTTACGGTAATGAGCAAGGTGGATCCACTAAATCCTGACTATGAGCGTTTCCCGGCCATGAAAGGTGCTGTCGGATACGAAACCACATTGCTGCACGGCGAAACCATTTTCATTCCTTCCCTCTGGTGGCATTATATCAGATACGTGGATGGAGGTTTCAGCCTGGCTCTTAGGGCCAATAATTCTATTTTCACTGCAGTGCGGGGAGGTATGAACCTGGTGAGGCATACCTTTGTGGACAAAAGCCTGACCAAACTCCTGGGTGTGGACTGGCAGCACTGGAAAGAACAAAAGGCAGTGGAGAACGCGCAGCATTACATGAAAGAACAAGCCTGA
- a CDS encoding DUF1003 domain-containing protein: protein MATNYNDVDEILSEQNAQIQKLHDIVMQSIKEQDSLVKNRTNPVMETLSPGQRISDKVARFGGSWTFIITFMAVLIVWIAYNSLISKSQQFDPYPFILMNLVLSCVAALQAPVIMMSQNRQEEKDRERAENDYMVNLKAEMEVRSLHQKVDLLLEEQIKTLFEIQAKQMEILKNLNHKMERIESQICGQ from the coding sequence ATGGCTACCAACTACAATGACGTTGATGAGATACTCAGCGAACAGAACGCCCAGATTCAGAAGCTGCACGATATTGTTATGCAGTCGATCAAGGAGCAGGATTCACTTGTGAAGAATCGCACAAATCCGGTGATGGAAACCTTATCGCCAGGGCAGAGGATATCTGATAAAGTGGCTCGTTTCGGCGGGAGCTGGACGTTTATTATCACTTTTATGGCGGTACTTATCGTCTGGATTGCTTACAATTCTTTGATATCAAAATCGCAGCAATTTGATCCCTATCCCTTTATTTTGATGAACCTGGTACTTTCCTGCGTGGCAGCCCTGCAGGCGCCGGTGATCATGATGAGTCAGAACCGCCAGGAAGAGAAGGACCGTGAAAGAGCGGAAAACGATTACATGGTGAACCTTAAGGCGGAGATGGAGGTACGCAGTCTGCATCAGAAAGTGGACCTTTTGCTGGAAGAGCAAATCAAAACCCTGTTCGAAATTCAGGCAAAACAAATGGAAATACTGAAAAATCTGAACCATAAAATGGAACGGATTGAGTCGCAGATCTGTGGTCAATAA
- a CDS encoding HmuY family protein, which translates to MKKIITSLLVIAFLGSFNACKDDEPPLPDNLAAFESNAQGFDGEEVELKITLSRAVSAAVPVSVTLTPAMLTYGTEFTTTPAAANNVITLSVPAGASSVSFKVTKKAGVLLDGDESIQFKISSVGTPVLMGAATELKLSFKAIVSEGTTMQLNGIAANEPGTSAANSVFVDFSTNIATPVLRDSWDLGFNGGTDFRVILNGTNGATAFMINQSDINAVSDKDLDIDTLAFGQGLGTLALIDDYKGDLTKTVIKEISATDADNKVYVFNRKGGTASVLPVDQLYKLRVLRKGTGYTVQYAKLNETTFKTVDVAKDETYNFKYLSLEKGATVDAEPLKDRWDIQWGYNTYFTSFGTGLVPYTFSDLVVINSFNKVEAAEVLTSTVTYEAFKEANLTGITFSKDRDAIGSKWRLTTPPASAGVKTDRFYLVKDSAGNIYKLRFISFLPNDGGERGKPKLEYALVKKAA; encoded by the coding sequence ATGAAGAAAATAATCACATCTCTACTTGTCATTGCATTTTTGGGAAGTTTCAATGCCTGTAAGGACGATGAACCACCACTGCCGGATAACCTCGCCGCTTTTGAAAGCAATGCGCAGGGATTTGACGGGGAAGAAGTGGAATTAAAAATTACGCTTTCAAGAGCAGTTTCTGCTGCTGTGCCTGTCTCGGTTACATTAACGCCAGCCATGCTGACCTACGGTACCGAATTCACGACCACCCCGGCAGCGGCCAATAATGTAATCACATTGTCGGTTCCGGCAGGTGCCTCCTCAGTTTCTTTTAAAGTAACCAAAAAAGCGGGTGTTTTGTTGGATGGTGACGAAAGTATTCAGTTCAAGATTTCTTCCGTGGGTACCCCCGTACTGATGGGAGCTGCCACTGAGCTGAAGCTGAGTTTCAAGGCGATCGTTTCGGAAGGTACCACCATGCAGCTCAATGGTATTGCGGCCAATGAGCCAGGTACGAGTGCGGCCAATTCAGTATTTGTGGATTTTAGTACCAACATCGCTACGCCTGTTCTGCGCGACAGCTGGGACCTGGGTTTTAATGGCGGTACGGATTTTCGGGTGATACTCAATGGTACCAACGGAGCCACTGCTTTTATGATCAATCAGTCGGACATTAACGCGGTGTCGGACAAAGATCTGGATATTGATACGCTGGCGTTTGGACAGGGCCTGGGAACATTGGCTTTGATTGACGACTACAAGGGCGATCTTACCAAAACGGTTATTAAGGAAATATCGGCTACAGATGCAGACAATAAGGTTTATGTGTTTAATCGTAAGGGCGGTACAGCTTCGGTGCTGCCGGTTGACCAGCTCTATAAACTGCGTGTACTCCGTAAAGGAACGGGTTATACCGTTCAATATGCCAAGTTGAATGAAACTACTTTTAAAACAGTGGATGTTGCAAAAGACGAGACTTATAACTTTAAATACCTGTCACTAGAAAAAGGCGCTACGGTTGATGCTGAGCCTTTGAAAGACCGCTGGGATATCCAGTGGGGGTATAACACCTACTTTACCAGCTTCGGAACAGGGTTGGTTCCGTACACCTTCTCTGATTTGGTAGTAATCAATTCCTTTAATAAAGTAGAAGCCGCAGAAGTACTTACCAGCACGGTTACCTATGAGGCGTTCAAAGAAGCAAATCTTACGGGTATCACTTTCAGTAAGGACAGAGACGCCATTGGTTCAAAATGGAGGCTTACAACACCTCCGGCAAGTGCTGGTGTTAAAACAGATCGTTTTTATCTGGTGAAAGATTCCGCGGGGAATATTTATAAACTCAGATTTATTAGCTTCCTTCCCAACGATGGTGGTGAGCGCGGTAAGCCAAAACTGGAATACGCTCTGGTTAAAAAAGCGGCTTAA
- a CDS encoding efflux RND transporter periplasmic adaptor subunit — protein MKNYLGPVFVMALTVFVSACATKSETVSDQRDSLLTIPVTELKPQKTELHREYVGDIHAMRNVEIYARVKGYLEEVYVDEGKEVKKGQVLFRINNEEYSAALAKEKANLQSAIAQAKAAELEVNRVKILVEKNIISKTELEVAKANYAAVKAKIEEASSAVSNASIQLAHTQIKAPFNGVINRIPYKIGSLINEGTLLTAISDNSNVFVYFNVSENEYLEFVKSRKQSKQSEDVVELELADGTFFPQKGKIETMEGEFDESTGSIAFRARFVNPQKLLKHGSTGTIRLTNTVENAILIPQKATFEIQDKSFVYVVGANNQVKTRSFVPHSRIANYYIVRSGLEAGETIACEGIQGLKDGASIIPKPIALDGTKLIPGDMALTAR, from the coding sequence ATGAAAAATTATCTCGGGCCCGTTTTCGTAATGGCCCTCACTGTATTTGTTTCAGCCTGTGCCACGAAAAGTGAAACAGTTTCGGATCAGAGAGATTCGCTGCTGACCATCCCGGTAACCGAATTGAAACCGCAGAAAACCGAATTACACCGTGAGTATGTGGGTGATATACACGCCATGCGTAATGTGGAAATTTATGCCCGTGTAAAGGGATATCTGGAAGAAGTTTATGTGGACGAAGGAAAGGAAGTGAAAAAAGGGCAGGTACTTTTCAGGATCAATAACGAGGAATACTCAGCCGCACTGGCAAAAGAAAAGGCCAACCTGCAAAGTGCTATTGCGCAGGCCAAGGCAGCAGAACTGGAAGTGAACAGGGTGAAAATTCTGGTAGAAAAGAACATTATTTCCAAAACTGAACTGGAAGTAGCCAAGGCCAATTACGCGGCTGTGAAAGCAAAGATTGAAGAAGCCAGTTCGGCTGTTTCCAACGCCTCCATACAGCTTGCACATACACAAATCAAAGCGCCGTTTAATGGGGTTATCAACCGGATTCCTTACAAAATCGGTAGCCTTATCAACGAAGGTACCCTGCTGACCGCTATCTCCGACAACAGTAATGTATTCGTGTATTTTAACGTATCTGAGAATGAATATCTGGAATTTGTAAAGTCAAGGAAACAATCCAAGCAGAGTGAAGACGTAGTAGAGCTGGAGCTGGCCGACGGTACCTTTTTTCCACAAAAGGGGAAAATAGAAACCATGGAAGGCGAATTCGATGAGAGTACCGGGTCAATTGCTTTCAGGGCCAGGTTCGTTAATCCGCAGAAGCTGCTGAAACATGGTTCTACGGGTACCATTCGCTTAACCAATACAGTTGAAAATGCTATTCTGATTCCTCAGAAAGCCACCTTTGAGATTCAGGACAAGAGCTTTGTATATGTAGTTGGTGCAAACAATCAGGTTAAAACCAGAAGTTTTGTCCCGCATTCCCGCATCGCGAATTACTACATTGTACGCTCGGGATTAGAGGCTGGGGAAACAATTGCCTGTGAAGGTATTCAGGGGTTAAAGGATGGTGCGTCCATTATACCTAAACCTATTGCGTTGGATGGTACCAAGCTGATACCTGGCGACATGGCACTAACGGCCCGGTAG
- a CDS encoding HmuY family protein: protein MIKTIALALSLASLCETGFSVMKETFKDGDQFQQRSVVSDIKVFKDLNGNAKPFAYFSLQSGKEVGAGEAKTVNWDIAFSRTTIAVNGGTSGPGQGGAQVLEQPFDKVSEAPAAGYMADGAAGYAIPGGSGNSWYNYDMKVHAILPIPGRTLLIKMADGKFAKLEIISYYKGAPDEVPTEESSYFTFRYSIADANGKF, encoded by the coding sequence ATGATTAAAACAATCGCCCTAGCGCTATCCCTTGCTTCGCTGTGTGAAACCGGCTTTTCTGTTATGAAGGAAACATTTAAGGATGGGGATCAATTTCAGCAGCGGTCTGTGGTATCGGACATTAAAGTTTTTAAAGATTTGAATGGCAATGCCAAGCCTTTCGCTTATTTCAGTCTTCAGTCGGGCAAAGAAGTGGGTGCCGGGGAAGCCAAAACTGTAAATTGGGACATAGCTTTCAGCAGGACTACCATTGCCGTAAATGGCGGAACAAGCGGGCCCGGGCAAGGCGGTGCGCAGGTACTTGAGCAGCCTTTTGACAAGGTAAGCGAAGCACCAGCAGCAGGGTACATGGCGGACGGTGCTGCTGGTTATGCTATTCCGGGCGGAAGTGGTAATTCGTGGTATAATTATGACATGAAGGTACATGCTATCCTGCCCATTCCCGGCCGGACCCTTTTGATTAAAATGGCCGACGGTAAGTTTGCCAAACTGGAAATCATCAGTTATTACAAGGGAGCGCCGGACGAAGTCCCCACGGAGGAGTCCAGCTATTTTACCTTCAGATACTCCATCGCCGATGCAAACGGGAAATTCTGA
- a CDS encoding n-acetylglutamate synthase, protein MISYNNKVFRAISNSDNGEVDSETLFHYQQEGNILTCTYAGNRILYGHLIATVSPHGELDMRYHQVNNAGEITTGICRSKPEILVSGKIRLHEKWQWTSGDLSAGESVLEEV, encoded by the coding sequence ATGATCAGTTATAACAATAAAGTTTTCAGGGCCATTTCCAATTCGGACAACGGAGAGGTAGATTCTGAAACCTTGTTTCATTACCAGCAGGAGGGTAATATACTTACTTGTACCTACGCTGGTAACCGCATCCTTTACGGACATCTGATTGCCACCGTAAGCCCCCACGGCGAGTTAGATATGCGCTATCACCAAGTGAACAATGCCGGTGAAATTACAACAGGTATCTGCCGGTCAAAACCCGAAATCCTTGTGAGCGGGAAAATTCGCCTTCATGAAAAATGGCAATGGACCAGTGGTGATCTGTCAGCAGGGGAGTCGGTACTGGAGGAAGTATGA